From Bdellovibrionales bacterium, one genomic window encodes:
- a CDS encoding O-antigen ligase family protein: MTQLPMVALVLYGLIATVGLLFGGAWGGLGIGGALLLALLYGVGNKAFPAPDGLAALFVLFMLSAALLSCFQSLMPQGSWQETLKLATILLPLLFLLSPALQTRCRLPERWLFLLVLLLTLGFWAHNGWLFLLFETVGEESRAATKLNRGFSYGVLLVWPVLAALWEKKDQKKEKRGLLALLLLAIGLGLVLTRSRASQAGEVLAVGTFAFAWVIPKVTMGLLGLVGAGSLSWPMVAQYAFTHWHDRVLALPPSWLHRVEIWDYLSYRIMEKPFFGWGIGQTRNLDWHVPHGDRYVHATQSAAHPHNAVVQLWVELGAWGLGLYLFLFFLALYGVVRLRAPLRPFALAAIAFAYALLMSAYNFWTDSLWAALALTVFAFAVLPPRKDGKLRDH, from the coding sequence TTGACCCAGCTACCGATGGTTGCGCTGGTTCTTTATGGACTGATCGCCACGGTGGGGCTTCTCTTTGGTGGCGCATGGGGGGGGCTTGGAATAGGGGGCGCTTTGCTACTGGCGCTCCTTTACGGGGTGGGCAACAAGGCCTTCCCCGCGCCGGACGGGCTTGCCGCGCTCTTTGTTCTCTTTATGCTCTCGGCGGCGCTTTTGTCGTGTTTCCAGTCCCTGATGCCCCAAGGGTCGTGGCAGGAAACGCTGAAATTGGCGACGATCCTTCTTCCCCTGCTTTTTTTGTTGTCGCCCGCCCTTCAAACGCGCTGCCGTCTGCCAGAGCGTTGGCTTTTTCTTTTAGTCCTCCTTCTGACGCTTGGTTTTTGGGCGCATAATGGCTGGCTGTTTCTTCTTTTTGAAACAGTGGGGGAGGAATCGCGGGCGGCGACCAAGCTTAATCGCGGCTTTTCTTATGGTGTCCTGTTAGTTTGGCCTGTTTTGGCGGCCTTGTGGGAGAAGAAGGATCAGAAAAAGGAGAAAAGGGGTCTTCTGGCGTTGCTATTATTGGCGATAGGGCTGGGGCTGGTGCTAACGCGCTCCCGTGCTTCGCAAGCGGGGGAGGTTCTGGCGGTTGGCACGTTCGCCTTCGCTTGGGTTATCCCTAAAGTGACGATGGGGTTGTTGGGGCTGGTTGGGGCGGGGTCGTTGTCGTGGCCCATGGTGGCTCAATACGCCTTTACCCATTGGCATGACAGGGTTCTGGCTTTGCCCCCTTCATGGCTTCATCGCGTTGAAATATGGGACTATTTATCCTATCGGATTATGGAAAAGCCCTTTTTCGGGTGGGGCATCGGGCAGACGCGGAATCTTGATTGGCATGTGCCTCATGGGGATCGTTACGTTCACGCCACACAAAGCGCGGCGCATCCGCATAATGCGGTTGTGCAGCTGTGGGTTGAGCTTGGGGCATGGGGGCTTGGGCTTTATCTTTTCCTGTTTTTCTTGGCGCTTTATGGCGTTGTCCGATTGCGCGCGCCTCTTCGCCCCTTTGCCTTGGCGGCGATAGCCTTCGCCTATGCCTTGTTGATGTCGGCCTATAACTTTTGGACGGATTCTTTATGGGCGGCGCTGGCGCTGACGGTTTTTGCCTTTGCCGTCTTGCCCCCCAGAAAAGACGGGAAATTAAGGGATCATTAA
- a CDS encoding DotH/IcmK family type IV secretion protein, which produces MQSVAGGLVLLVVLSASSWAQDKVPPSLSASVRAALASAEGAAKGTNKEEKSAEKSSLTTDGIDLPGMPPLSEGVTDQLNLEQQAEEAAARAAEEQTKREEEHNRKSYGRATQGLLPLSPDQVRDFMQKLESTQEAALPPHTGTPKGEVKVVGISLDPSGEPPQINLAAGYVTTIDIIDMTGEPWPILDVGVGGNFEVTPTQAGSHVVRVVPLTRFGTGNLSILLKGLSTPIIFRLSSGGPTFHMRFDARVPSLGPNAKSPLIEHRHKGPVAGDEMLSMILENAPPANAQRLKVGGVDARTMAWQVGERVYVRTPLALLSPAWNASAASSDGMTVYEIGNAPVLLMSDNGAMIRARLMREDGHDK; this is translated from the coding sequence ATGCAAAGTGTGGCTGGGGGGCTTGTTCTTCTCGTTGTCTTAAGCGCCTCCTCTTGGGCGCAAGACAAGGTTCCACCCTCTTTGTCGGCATCGGTTCGCGCCGCGCTGGCTTCGGCAGAAGGGGCCGCCAAAGGCACGAATAAAGAAGAGAAGAGCGCAGAAAAGTCTTCTTTGACAACAGATGGCATTGATTTGCCCGGAATGCCTCCCCTAAGCGAGGGGGTAACCGATCAGTTGAATCTTGAGCAGCAGGCCGAAGAGGCGGCAGCGCGCGCCGCAGAAGAACAGACAAAAAGAGAAGAAGAACATAATCGCAAGTCCTATGGCCGTGCGACGCAAGGACTTTTGCCTTTATCGCCCGATCAGGTTCGTGATTTCATGCAAAAGCTGGAATCGACACAAGAGGCAGCCCTTCCGCCTCACACAGGCACGCCCAAGGGTGAGGTTAAGGTCGTCGGCATTTCATTGGATCCCAGTGGCGAACCGCCGCAAATCAATTTGGCAGCGGGTTATGTGACGACGATTGATATTATTGACATGACCGGCGAGCCATGGCCCATCCTTGATGTTGGTGTCGGTGGGAATTTCGAGGTAACGCCAACACAGGCAGGATCACACGTTGTCCGTGTTGTGCCTTTGACGCGTTTTGGAACGGGTAATCTGTCCATTTTACTCAAAGGGCTGTCGACGCCGATTATTTTCCGCCTATCGTCTGGTGGGCCAACTTTCCATATGCGTTTTGATGCGCGGGTTCCAAGCCTTGGGCCGAATGCCAAGTCTCCTTTGATAGAACATCGTCACAAAGGCCCCGTTGCAGGCGACGAAATGCTTTCTATGATTCTTGAAAACGCGCCTCCTGCCAATGCCCAAAGGCTTAAAGTTGGCGGCGTGGATGCAAGAACCATGGCGTGGCAGGTCGGCGAGCGCGTTTATGTTCGGACGCCGCTGGCTCTCTTGTCTCCGGCGTGGAATGCCAGTGCCGCATCGTCGGATGGAATGACGGTTTATGAAATTGGGAACGCCCCTGTTCTCTTAATGTCGGATAATGGTGCCATGATAAGAGCGCGCCTCATGCGGGAAGACGGCCATGACAAATAA
- a CDS encoding tRNA (cytidine(34)-2'-O)-methyltransferase, with protein sequence MSTSLRLALYQPDMPTNTGSMLRLGACLGVGLDIIEPCGFIWDDKRLRRVAMDYIDHINYERHRDWGTFLAAKGARRLVLLTTKAAVPYTDFAFKPDDVLMVGRESAGVPEDIHNAVDARVTIPMEEGLRSLNVALAAAMVLGEALRQTEVTR encoded by the coding sequence ATGTCCACCTCTCTTCGCCTCGCCCTTTATCAACCCGATATGCCAACCAATACAGGCTCTATGCTGCGGCTTGGGGCGTGCCTTGGCGTTGGCCTTGATATTATCGAGCCATGCGGCTTTATCTGGGATGATAAGCGGCTGCGTCGCGTAGCAATGGACTATATCGATCATATCAATTACGAACGGCATCGGGACTGGGGGACTTTTCTGGCGGCAAAAGGCGCCCGCCGCCTTGTCCTGCTGACCACCAAAGCCGCCGTTCCCTATACCGATTTTGCCTTTAAGCCCGACGATGTCCTGATGGTCGGGAGGGAAAGCGCAGGCGTCCCCGAAGACATTCATAACGCCGTCGATGCACGGGTTACGATCCCCATGGAAGAGGGGCTTCGCTCCCTGAACGTCGCCCTTGCCGCCGCCATGGTTTTGGGGGAGGCGCTCAGGCAAACAGAAGTGACGCGATAG
- a CDS encoding ATPase, T2SS/T4P/T4SS family: MDNGSPLNLSAEDFQVRLAAGWTNEPLRLQEEHVDDLLLWCVHSRATDVSIQTDRPIVIEVDGVLYPITQRAMDSADMANILMRIYGPEALAKLASGVDLDLSYEVRPERLTRYRFRTNITAILSRGRDSVQITLRSLPGLPPSMVDLGIEEPIMRNWSPRQGLILVTGPTGSGKTTLLASGCRMLIEREQGSGKLLTYEAPIEYVYDSITGPRSLVAQSEVPRHIPTFAAGVRNALRRKPNIILVGEARDRETMSAAIEAGQTGHLVFSTVHTVGVAATVRRIISVFEPAERSERAFALMETLRMVVTQALVPKVGGGRIGLREYLVFDDNIREQLLDMSIDKWTLETQRFLVRYGQTMQQAANRAFKQGLIDRRTYLVLTKGYTIDEKDYDPSFADPTETEPHQDIEALLDDDTTMI, translated from the coding sequence GTGGACAACGGCTCCCCGCTAAATCTAAGCGCAGAAGATTTTCAGGTTCGACTCGCGGCGGGTTGGACGAATGAACCGTTGCGCCTTCAAGAAGAACACGTTGATGATCTTTTGTTGTGGTGCGTCCATAGCCGCGCCACCGATGTCAGCATTCAGACGGATCGGCCCATTGTTATCGAGGTGGATGGGGTTTTGTACCCGATAACGCAACGGGCTATGGACTCGGCGGATATGGCCAATATCCTTATGCGTATTTACGGGCCTGAAGCGCTCGCCAAATTGGCCTCTGGTGTTGATTTGGACCTCTCATATGAGGTTAGGCCTGAACGCCTAACGCGTTATCGGTTCCGCACCAACATCACGGCGATTTTAAGTCGTGGTCGTGATTCGGTTCAAATTACTCTTCGCAGCCTGCCCGGTTTGCCGCCAAGTATGGTCGATTTGGGGATAGAAGAGCCCATTATGCGGAACTGGTCGCCGCGTCAGGGCCTTATTTTAGTAACGGGTCCGACGGGAAGTGGTAAAACGACGCTTTTGGCGTCTGGTTGCCGGATGCTAATTGAGAGAGAACAAGGCTCTGGCAAGCTTCTGACCTATGAAGCCCCTATTGAATATGTTTATGACAGTATCACGGGGCCACGTTCTCTAGTGGCCCAGTCTGAAGTGCCGCGCCATATTCCAACCTTTGCGGCGGGTGTTCGCAATGCCTTGCGCCGCAAGCCTAACATTATTTTGGTTGGTGAAGCGCGAGACAGGGAAACGATGTCGGCGGCGATTGAAGCGGGCCAAACGGGCCACTTGGTTTTCTCAACGGTTCACACCGTGGGCGTCGCGGCAACGGTAAGGCGTATTATCAGCGTTTTTGAGCCAGCGGAGCGCAGTGAGCGTGCCTTTGCGTTGATGGAAACGTTGCGCATGGTTGTGACGCAAGCGCTGGTTCCCAAAGTGGGCGGCGGACGCATTGGCTTAAGGGAATATCTTGTTTTCGACGATAACATTCGCGAACAACTTTTGGATATGTCCATCGACAAATGGACGCTGGAAACCCAGCGTTTTCTGGTTCGTTATGGACAAACGATGCAGCAAGCCGCTAACAGGGCCTTCAAACAAGGCCTGATCGATCGCAGAACCTATTTGGTTTTGACAAAGGGCTACACAATTGATGAAAAAGATTATGACCCCTCTTTTGCTGACCCGACAGAGACGGAGCCTCATCAGGATATTGAGGCTTTGCTCGATGACGATACGACCATGATTTAA
- a CDS encoding lytic transglycosylase domain-containing protein has translation MITAQALAACMMLAAQTYQVPPAVMVGIMHVEGGRVGQQVGPNVNGTYDLGPMQVNTRWVPQLSRAWGVDQKVAHRIVRDDGCVNVRVAAWILGQKIKEAGSLYGGIAYYHSATPGIGPRYASKVIAVMERKGLIKRGYAKSKNQAYYAQR, from the coding sequence ATGATCACCGCCCAAGCCCTTGCCGCTTGTATGATGCTAGCCGCCCAGACGTATCAGGTTCCACCTGCTGTGATGGTTGGCATTATGCATGTTGAGGGAGGGCGCGTTGGGCAGCAGGTCGGGCCTAACGTCAATGGAACCTATGATCTTGGTCCTATGCAGGTGAACACAAGATGGGTGCCTCAATTGTCTCGTGCTTGGGGTGTGGATCAGAAGGTGGCACATCGGATTGTGCGCGATGATGGGTGCGTGAATGTTAGGGTTGCCGCTTGGATTTTAGGGCAAAAAATCAAGGAAGCGGGCTCTCTTTACGGGGGCATTGCCTATTACCATTCGGCGACCCCAGGGATTGGCCCCCGCTATGCCTCTAAGGTTATTGCGGTGATGGAGCGCAAGGGGTTGATCAAACGGGGCTATGCAAAATCGAAGAATCAGGCTTATTATGCACAGCGCTGA
- a CDS encoding DotI/IcmL family type IV secretion protein, translating into MAESSLPPLPEEPPAKDASSKVSVGLGLKHAPWLTRITGFLRDDPLTEKDPVEPKAERIRFKKIISRVQRHMYIVLGLVFLNVLLAPLLRPTYQYIRLADDKKETPMFSLLEPNQTDQAVLSWAATGITEIMTFGFGDFDQRILAQRKRFTDQGWQSFLDALIEQKMREGFKMRQLVLTTVPTDAPVIVSKGMEEDDEYNGEEKTYKWVVEMPVIMTYTTNNNVSSANKGIVRLTIVRVSGKQNPTGIGIKAWKFM; encoded by the coding sequence GTGGCTGAATCTTCCCTTCCTCCTTTGCCAGAAGAGCCGCCTGCGAAGGACGCTTCCTCAAAGGTGTCTGTTGGTCTTGGGTTAAAGCACGCGCCTTGGCTTACAAGGATAACGGGGTTTCTTCGGGATGACCCGCTTACAGAAAAAGACCCCGTTGAGCCAAAAGCCGAACGCATCCGGTTCAAAAAGATAATATCACGCGTGCAAAGGCACATGTATATTGTCTTGGGCCTCGTTTTTCTTAATGTTCTTTTGGCGCCTCTTTTGCGCCCGACCTACCAATATATTCGTCTTGCTGACGATAAAAAAGAGACACCTATGTTTTCTTTGTTGGAGCCCAATCAGACAGACCAAGCGGTTCTATCGTGGGCCGCGACGGGCATCACAGAAATCATGACGTTTGGGTTCGGCGACTTCGATCAACGTATTCTGGCCCAACGCAAACGGTTTACGGATCAGGGCTGGCAAAGCTTTCTTGATGCCCTGATAGAGCAGAAAATGCGCGAGGGCTTCAAAATGCGCCAACTGGTTCTCACAACCGTTCCCACGGACGCGCCCGTCATTGTCTCTAAAGGCATGGAAGAGGATGATGAGTATAACGGAGAGGAAAAGACCTACAAATGGGTTGTCGAAATGCCCGTCATCATGACTTACACGACGAATAATAATGTTTCATCGGCTAATAAGGGTATTGTTCGGTTGACGATCGTCAGGGTGTCTGGAAAACAAAATCCTACAGGGATTGGTATTAAAGCTTGGAAGTTCATGTAG
- a CDS encoding co-chaperone GroES: MKFRPLHDRVVVRRLEGEAKTAGGIIIPDTAKEKPMEGEVVAVGPGARDEQGKIVALDVKAGDCILFGKWSGTEVKINGEELIIMKESDIMGVIDKCASGKGKCGCKK; this comes from the coding sequence ATGAAATTCCGTCCTCTGCATGACCGCGTCGTGGTTCGTCGCCTTGAAGGCGAAGCCAAGACCGCTGGCGGCATCATTATCCCCGACACAGCCAAGGAAAAGCCCATGGAAGGCGAAGTTGTCGCCGTTGGCCCGGGCGCGCGCGATGAACAAGGCAAGATTGTCGCTTTGGACGTTAAGGCGGGTGATTGCATTCTCTTTGGCAAATGGTCAGGCACTGAAGTCAAAATCAATGGCGAAGAGCTGATCATCATGAAAGAGTCCGACATTATGGGCGTGATCGATAAGTGCGCATCCGGCAAAGGCAAGTGCGGCTGCAAGAAATAG
- a CDS encoding DotI/IcmL/TraM family protein: MSLSDAVSTVLSRNVFYRDGYRLLVRISLVQSLSIVLLIAAIIAMLLSMETRRIYFATTSDGRIINIVPLNEPYRSRGDVVAWAAGRAQEVMRFGYNDFRQRLQASSTNFTATGWESFTKAMREARILEAIEARKLTVSMQIEAAPEVKKALDNQGVYTWYLQFPVSIKFDGQETPAPIQATLVLQIVRVSTLQSPEGISIEQWIAVPRS; this comes from the coding sequence ATGTCGTTATCGGATGCTGTTTCGACGGTTCTATCGCGCAATGTGTTTTATCGTGATGGCTACAGGCTGCTTGTCCGCATCAGCCTTGTTCAAAGCCTGTCTATCGTGCTGCTGATTGCCGCCATTATTGCGATGCTTCTCTCGATGGAAACGCGCCGCATTTATTTTGCCACGACCTCTGATGGCCGCATCATCAACATTGTGCCGCTTAACGAGCCTTATCGCTCGCGTGGCGATGTTGTGGCGTGGGCGGCGGGTCGTGCGCAAGAGGTCATGCGTTTTGGGTACAACGATTTCCGCCAAAGGCTTCAGGCTTCTTCTACGAATTTTACGGCGACTGGGTGGGAAAGCTTCACAAAGGCGATGCGTGAGGCGCGTATCCTTGAGGCTATTGAGGCGCGGAAGCTGACGGTTTCGATGCAGATCGAAGCCGCACCTGAAGTTAAAAAGGCGTTGGACAACCAAGGCGTTTATACGTGGTATCTCCAGTTTCCTGTTTCCATCAAATTCGATGGTCAAGAAACGCCCGCCCCCATACAGGCCACGCTTGTCCTTCAGATTGTGCGTGTTTCGACGCTGCAAAGCCCGGAGGGCATCAGCATTGAGCAGTGGATCGCCGTTCCAAGGAGCTAA
- a CDS encoding type IV secretory system conjugative DNA transfer family protein: MVTLLALGVSGACAQQNMTTEASPPPPVLKDLQDQMGSEDSGKEEVMGLQIRNDALREAALSYGARGGLAYRTFEIQRRLVEHEVSLSKIFNFTRLLINAPSGLLIEPPIVSEAQRAVLVNGGGQEAAVSDRVLRINKAARIVTAPRNWRLYLERDWGTVEAPPGLLLPRSDEERKQWKALVQEGWNAGVAQAEETFEADLDRMTNDYVGMIHYRELLVQGMISPPYAMHEDRGVTGGGSEMRVGDRGVSITGPSVLIPRSDKWTTAPR, translated from the coding sequence GTGGTAACACTCTTAGCGTTGGGCGTTTCTGGGGCGTGTGCGCAACAGAACATGACGACGGAAGCTTCGCCCCCGCCACCAGTCCTGAAAGATCTTCAGGATCAAATGGGCAGCGAAGATTCTGGAAAAGAAGAGGTTATGGGGCTTCAGATTCGGAATGATGCCCTGCGTGAGGCCGCGCTTTCCTATGGTGCGCGTGGGGGGCTAGCTTACCGTACCTTTGAAATCCAAAGACGCCTTGTTGAGCATGAGGTAAGCCTTTCCAAGATTTTTAATTTTACGCGTTTGTTGATCAATGCGCCCTCTGGTCTTTTGATTGAGCCCCCCATTGTTAGCGAAGCGCAACGTGCCGTTCTTGTAAATGGCGGCGGCCAAGAGGCCGCTGTTTCGGATCGCGTTTTGAGAATTAACAAGGCGGCACGCATTGTGACAGCCCCACGCAATTGGCGTTTGTATTTAGAGCGTGATTGGGGAACTGTTGAGGCTCCCCCTGGACTTTTGCTTCCTCGCAGTGATGAAGAACGCAAGCAATGGAAAGCCTTGGTGCAAGAGGGTTGGAATGCGGGCGTCGCGCAAGCCGAAGAGACGTTTGAGGCCGACCTTGACCGCATGACCAATGATTATGTCGGCATGATCCACTATCGTGAGCTGTTGGTACAAGGAATGATCTCCCCCCCCTATGCGATGCATGAAGATCGCGGCGTAACAGGCGGCGGTTCGGAAATGAGGGTGGGTGATCGTGGTGTTTCGATTACTGGACCTTCTGTTCTTATTCCTCGGAGCGACAAGTGGACAACGGCTCCCCGCTAA
- the groL gene encoding chaperonin GroEL (60 kDa chaperone family; promotes refolding of misfolded polypeptides especially under stressful conditions; forms two stacked rings of heptamers to form a barrel-shaped 14mer; ends can be capped by GroES; misfolded proteins enter the barrel where they are refolded when GroES binds) gives MAAKEIRFGVKARDSMMRGIDVLADAVACTLGPKGRNVVIQKSYGAPRVTKDGVTVAKEIELADNFENMGAQMVREVASKTVDRAGDGTTTATVLARAMAREGVKAVAAGMNPMDLKRGIDAAVEKVIEDLALRSKKVASKTEIAQVGTISANGDKEIGDMIASAMEKVGHESPISIEENKSLETELDVVEGMQFDRGYLSPYFVTNAEKMICEMENPYILFHEKKLAGLQPLLPVLEAVVQSGRPLLIIAEEVEGEALATLVVNKLRGGLKVAAVKAPGFGDRRKAMLEDMAILTSGQVISEDLGIKLENVTLSMLGTAKKIRIDKDNTTIVDGAGKKKDIEARCAQIRQQIELSTSDYDKEKLQERLAKLAGGVAVIRVGGATEVEVKERKDRVDDAVHATKAAKEEGIIAGGGAALLYAIRAIEKVKVANDDQRRGVDIVRKALEAPIRQIVDNAGLDGSVVVGRLLDQDDKNHGFDAQKGVYCNLIKEGIIDPVKVVRVALENAASVAGLLITTEAMIADKPEKKGAAGGHDHGGDMGGMGGMGGF, from the coding sequence ATGGCTGCTAAAGAAATTCGTTTTGGCGTAAAAGCCCGCGACAGCATGATGCGCGGCATCGATGTGCTGGCCGACGCGGTCGCCTGCACACTCGGCCCCAAGGGTCGCAACGTCGTCATTCAAAAGAGCTATGGCGCGCCCCGCGTGACCAAGGACGGCGTGACGGTTGCCAAGGAAATCGAGCTTGCGGACAACTTTGAAAACATGGGCGCCCAAATGGTGCGCGAAGTCGCCAGCAAGACGGTTGACCGCGCCGGTGACGGCACAACGACAGCGACCGTTCTGGCTCGCGCCATGGCTCGTGAAGGCGTTAAAGCCGTTGCGGCGGGCATGAACCCGATGGATCTGAAGCGCGGCATCGACGCCGCCGTTGAAAAAGTCATCGAAGACCTCGCGCTTCGTTCAAAAAAAGTTGCCAGCAAGACCGAGATTGCCCAAGTCGGCACGATCTCGGCCAACGGCGACAAGGAAATCGGCGACATGATCGCCTCAGCGATGGAAAAGGTCGGTCATGAATCGCCTATCTCTATCGAAGAGAACAAGAGCCTAGAAACTGAGCTGGATGTCGTCGAAGGCATGCAGTTCGATCGCGGCTATCTGTCTCCCTATTTCGTGACCAACGCGGAAAAGATGATCTGCGAAATGGAGAACCCCTACATCCTGTTCCACGAAAAGAAGCTGGCTGGCTTGCAGCCCTTGCTGCCCGTTTTGGAAGCCGTTGTTCAGTCGGGTCGTCCCCTTCTGATCATCGCCGAAGAAGTTGAAGGCGAGGCTTTGGCCACGCTGGTTGTCAACAAGCTTCGTGGTGGGCTGAAGGTCGCCGCTGTCAAGGCGCCGGGATTTGGGGATCGTCGCAAGGCGATGCTGGAAGACATGGCGATTTTGACCAGCGGTCAAGTCATCTCGGAAGACCTTGGCATCAAGCTTGAGAACGTGACGCTTTCAATGCTCGGCACAGCCAAGAAGATTCGCATCGACAAGGACAACACGACCATCGTCGATGGCGCTGGCAAGAAGAAAGACATCGAAGCGCGTTGCGCCCAGATCCGTCAGCAGATCGAGCTTTCGACCTCTGATTACGACAAGGAAAAACTGCAAGAACGTCTGGCCAAACTGGCAGGCGGCGTTGCCGTGATCCGCGTCGGCGGCGCGACGGAAGTCGAAGTCAAGGAACGCAAGGATCGCGTTGACGATGCCGTTCACGCGACCAAGGCGGCCAAGGAAGAAGGCATCATCGCAGGCGGTGGCGCGGCTCTTCTCTACGCCATTCGCGCGATTGAAAAAGTCAAGGTTGCCAACGACGATCAACGTCGCGGCGTTGACATCGTGCGTAAGGCTCTTGAAGCCCCTATCCGTCAGATCGTTGACAATGCCGGCCTTGATGGCTCGGTCGTTGTCGGACGCCTTTTGGATCAGGACGACAAGAACCACGGCTTTGATGCTCAAAAGGGCGTTTACTGCAATCTGATCAAGGAAGGCATCATCGATCCCGTCAAGGTCGTTCGTGTGGCTTTGGAGAACGCGGCCTCAGTGGCCGGCCTCCTCATCACCACAGAAGCCATGATCGCCGACAAGCCTGAGAAAAAGGGCGCTGCTGGAGGCCATGATCATGGTGGCGACATGGGCGGCATGGGCGGCATGGGCGGGTTCTAA
- a CDS encoding DotD/TraH family lipoprotein (Members of this family include DotD of type IVB secretion systems and TraH of plasmid conjugative plasmid systems, both lipoproteins.) — MTIIRTIPMMALLGAGVLVAGCGVTTTSMTPVATEPDVVSVRLAQAAEKASKALDTLSGIEQYREPQLPAPDDFSSAPPALTQLISIQWSGPIDQILQTLASRASMSYKVVGSPSGVPLLVNLDVYQKPLIEALHDLGLQAGRRADVSVNSNNNSIEIRYAPVDRI, encoded by the coding sequence ATGACGATAATAAGAACCATTCCGATGATGGCCTTGCTAGGGGCTGGTGTTCTTGTGGCGGGATGTGGCGTGACGACGACAAGCATGACGCCTGTTGCCACGGAGCCCGATGTCGTGAGCGTGCGCTTGGCGCAGGCCGCAGAAAAGGCCTCGAAGGCGTTGGACACGCTTTCTGGCATTGAACAATATCGTGAGCCGCAGCTTCCTGCGCCCGATGATTTTTCTTCTGCGCCACCAGCGCTAACGCAGCTTATTTCGATTCAATGGTCGGGGCCTATCGACCAAATTCTTCAAACCTTAGCCTCACGCGCCAGCATGAGCTACAAGGTTGTGGGAAGCCCGTCGGGCGTTCCGCTTCTTGTCAACCTTGACGTTTATCAAAAGCCGTTGATTGAGGCTCTTCATGATCTTGGCCTTCAAGCGGGTCGTCGGGCCGATGTTTCGGTCAATAGCAACAATAACTCGATAGAGATTCGTTATGCCCCTGTTGACAGAATCTGA